From Neofelis nebulosa isolate mNeoNeb1 chromosome 14, mNeoNeb1.pri, whole genome shotgun sequence:
GGGGTGGAGCCGGGATCCATGGAGTTCATCAACGTCTGGATGATGGCGTGGTTGGTGGGCTCCAGGTGCGAGCGCAGCGGGAAGTCGCACACGCCTTCGCAGTGGTAGGCCTCGTACTCCAAGGGCGCGATAATCCAGTCGTCCCAGCCCAGCTCCTTGAAGTTCACGTGCAGGGGCTTCTTGCTGCAGCGCAGCCTCGACTTCTTGCCATGCCGCTTGCCGTGGCGGCTGGCGAAGGCCGTGCGCCGCCGCCGGCGGCCGGGTGAGGGCAGCCAAGGCCCGGCATCCGGGGCGCCCGACGGCGGCGGCCACGACCCCTCGGCGCCCGCGCCCGGGCCCGCGACCTCGGCCGAGCCCAGCTGCTCGCGCATCTCGGCGAACAGGTTCTTGCGCTGGGATCTGGTGAACACGACGAGCAGGGCGCGCTCCTGGGGGGGCCGCACCCTCCGGCCGAAGCCCAGACTCCGCAGGTCCGGGGGCggtggctgctgctgcggccCCGGCGCGCGTGCCTCGGCCTCCCCAGCTCCCGGCTCGCCCCACGCGGCCCGCAGCTCCAAGCACAGCTGCTTCCAGGGCTGCTGGCGCAGGCCCTGCCACACGTCGAAGACTTCCCAGCCGGCCCGGGGCGCCCCCTGCGGGTCCAGGGTCCGCGCGTCCAGCAGCTGGGGCGACAGGCAGGGGAAGAGCTGCACGTGGAGCGGCCCGGCCGGCGGCCCCCAGGGCGCTGCGGGCGCCTGGCGAAAGAGCCGCAGCTCCGCGCCCACCAGCTCTTCTTTGTCTGAGAGCGTGGACACATCAAACAAATACTTCTGTCTCCGGAGAGGAGTGTGCGAGAGATCGTCTGcgagataaaaaataattacagtcaGTTTCACTTAAGGGGGAGATCAGTCCGGTGCTCTGCGGCCGCCCCCGGGAGGAAAAGGGCGGGGAGCGGGGCAGGCCGGCTGGGAGTCCAGCTCGGCCAGCCCGGGGCCTGACCACCCGAGCTCCCCGCCTGGCCGGTGCGCAGCCAGAGGAGGGGGAGCATCGGGGCAGGCCCCCCTCCTCCTGTCAGCCGGGGGCTCCCAGGGCGGAAGTCGTTGGCTGCCGGAgaggcggcggtggcggcggcctCCCCGGTTTCCCCTCCAAGGAGCCTGCGTAACCACTAATGTGCCCTTTGTGGTCGTGGACCTGGGCCGCGCTTCCCCTAGACCTCCTTTTGGCTGGCTGGCTCGTTCTCATCATTCACGTCTcggttcaaatgtcacctcctccgtGAGGCCATCTTCGACCACCCTGATCTAAAGTAGCCTTCCTTGGTCACTATCACAGGACCTGGCTTATTATCTTCCCGGCACTTAGCATTATCTAAAAACACTTGCTTATATTTGTCTCTTTAGTGGTCTTTCCCAGCAACATCCTGCCCCCCTCCACTGACCCATAGGAGCTAGGACCATGTCATGTCCATCTTGCTCACCGCAGCCGGTGCAGCTGTGCCAGCTGGAGTACATGCTGGGCAATAAGTGAGAAACGTAGCTATTCGCATTCTGGGTGCCCATTATAATCATCTAGAGAAGTTAATAATTACCAGTGCCAGGGCTTGCTTTAACCAATTGCATGAATATCTGAGGGTAGAGCCTGGGTACTGGGTTTTtgtcaggtttgtttgtttgtttgtttgtttgtttgtttttaagctccGAGACGATTTGAAGATGCAGCCCTAGTTTAGACCCACTGGTCTGGGGGGATGTTGCTGCCCATTAGACAGTTTTGCTGAAGCATTTAGGCCCAACACAAAGCTGACAGATTGAAGATCGACTATATgatctgttccttccttcctttcttccttccttccttctccttccttccttccttctccttccttccttccttccttccttccttccttccttccttccttccttccttccttcctttctcaaatTCACCTACCAttttaacaacaaacaaaagagcAATGAAGCTTTCAGAAGTCTGCAGGGGGCAAaggaacaaacacacacaccaggcaTCTATCCATTGAGAAGATCCCTCAGTCAAAGAGAAATACACCAGTAAGGAGAAtacctcaaacacacacacacacacacacacacacacacacacacacacactctctctctctctctctctctctctctctctctctctctctctctctctctctctccccttcacccacccacccaacttGAAATCTTCTTGCTTTGCAACTCATCTTGAAGATTAAATTTTtgattacaaataagaaaaagaaatttggggcacatgatggcagggggtgggtggcaggaataacaagcttttaaaatccaAGATGAATTCTTTGGGACCAAGGCACAACTTGACTTCTTTTTTGATGCATTTGTGCATGAAGCCAACCCCACTTCAATGTGCAAGGCGGAAAGCTAACCAGATTTTCCTGGGCTGCCTtctcataaaatatttacaacccAGCAAATACAAAAATCCCCAAAGCCCCCAGCTTTCCCCAGAAGCTAGTAAAGTTTGGTTCGATTTCAATAGTAAAAGCGTCACTGGGTCCTGGGTCCGACCCTCCCTGCCTATCCAGATGTAGCCCCAGGGCACTGGGTCTGGAGCCTCAGCCACACCCAGTCCCCACTCTAGGCTGACTGCATGGCTGGCTACCTCACTCTAACGCACAAGTCCTGACCTGAGATGGAGCTGTGGGAAGGGTTAGAGAGGTGAAGAGGGAAAAGCTGCTGGAGGCGGTTGATTTATGGAAGCCAAGACCTTCAAACCGGCCAGGGTCACATTAAAATCAGTGGGAACTCAGCAcactttcttctcctcctttaaAGAAACCTGTGTCTGACAACCCTCAGCCACCACCCAGATCTCTGGACCTATTGCCTTAGGCTTCACTTTCTTGCCTCTCatatttctctctccctaaacTAAGGGTGTGATGAGATGGACAA
This genomic window contains:
- the GDF6 gene encoding growth/differentiation factor 6, which encodes MDTPRVLLSAVFLISFLWDLPGFQQASISSSSSSAELGSAKGMRSRKEGKIPRAPRDSATAGEPQQRHEPQPRPQDEPRRRPPQQPEAQEPPGRGPRVVPHEYMLSIYRTYSIAEKLGINASFFQSSKSANTITSFVDRGLDDLSHTPLRRQKYLFDVSTLSDKEELVGAELRLFRQAPAAPWGPPAGPLHVQLFPCLSPQLLDARTLDPQGAPRAGWEVFDVWQGLRQQPWKQLCLELRAAWGEPGAGEAEARAPGPQQQPPPPDLRSLGFGRRVRPPQERALLVVFTRSQRKNLFAEMREQLGSAEVAGPGAGAEGSWPPPSGAPDAGPWLPSPGRRRRRTAFASRHGKRHGKKSRLRCSKKPLHVNFKELGWDDWIIAPLEYEAYHCEGVCDFPLRSHLEPTNHAIIQTLMNSMDPGSTPPSCCVPTKLTPISILYIDAGNNVVYKQYEDMVVESCGCR